A region from the Cryptosporangium arvum DSM 44712 genome encodes:
- a CDS encoding SRPBCC family protein gives MKVNGKATLNAPVERVYAALNDPAVLVRTIPGCQQLEQVGDDAYRMTVTAGVASIKGSYVGDVRLTDQQEPSSFVLRAKGAGAPGTVSADVLVTLEHGAEGTTLLSYAADAVVGGAVGGVGQRVLSGVAKKTAGEFFAAVDSLLNAPAEVLAAAPASSAATEAPAKGALVGGAAVAPAAGEPRVFTAPAKAPGGGGADLLAGGFLPGAIFGAGIALLGVVVGGLIGRRRS, from the coding sequence ATGAAGGTCAACGGCAAGGCCACGCTGAACGCCCCCGTCGAGCGGGTGTACGCGGCGCTGAACGACCCGGCGGTGCTGGTCCGGACGATTCCCGGCTGCCAGCAACTCGAGCAGGTCGGCGACGACGCGTACCGGATGACCGTGACCGCGGGGGTGGCGTCGATCAAGGGCTCGTACGTCGGTGACGTGCGGCTGACCGACCAGCAGGAGCCGTCGTCGTTCGTGCTGCGGGCGAAGGGGGCCGGGGCGCCGGGCACGGTCTCGGCCGACGTCCTCGTGACGCTGGAGCACGGCGCCGAGGGCACCACGCTGCTCTCGTACGCCGCGGACGCGGTGGTCGGCGGGGCGGTCGGGGGAGTGGGGCAGCGGGTGCTGTCCGGGGTCGCGAAGAAGACCGCGGGCGAGTTCTTCGCCGCGGTCGATTCGCTGCTGAACGCTCCGGCCGAGGTCCTCGCGGCCGCGCCGGCGTCGAGCGCGGCCACCGAGGCACCGGCGAAGGGCGCGCTGGTGGGTGGCGCGGCGGTGGCTCCGGCCGCTGGTGAACCGCGGGTGTTCACCGCCCCGGCGAAGGCGCCCGGCGGGGGCGGCGCCGATCTGCTCGCGGGTGGGTTCCTGCCGGGCGCGATCTTCGGCGCGGGTATCGCGCTGCTCGGCGTCGTCGTCGGCGGGCTGATCGGCCGCCGCCGCTCCTGA
- a CDS encoding NAD(P)H-binding protein, with protein sequence MLVTGATGRVGSLVVENLTRAGVPVRALTHRSEAVATMPSDIEVVTGDLTVPDSLEAALRDVSAVFLVWTAPPETVPAVIERLAAQSCRIVFLSSPHRTPHPFFQQPNPMAALHDRIERLIAESGAESTTIRPGMFASNAFAWWAPAIRAGRSVRWPYGSAETAPVDDRDVAAVAARTLYRDGHAGGDYVVTGPESLSQAEQVAVIGDVLGRPIEFEELSPEEFRRETAGTWPPSVVEMLLAAWGATIGRPAFVTSTVLDVGGSAPRTFRQSVADHAAEFTSSPANG encoded by the coding sequence GTGTTGGTTACCGGGGCCACCGGCCGGGTCGGAAGCCTCGTGGTCGAAAACCTGACCCGGGCCGGGGTACCGGTCCGCGCTCTGACCCATCGGTCCGAAGCGGTGGCGACGATGCCGTCCGACATCGAGGTCGTCACCGGCGATCTCACCGTGCCCGATTCGCTCGAGGCCGCGCTGCGTGACGTCAGCGCCGTCTTTCTGGTCTGGACCGCACCGCCGGAGACCGTCCCGGCCGTGATCGAGCGTCTCGCCGCGCAGTCCTGTCGCATCGTGTTCCTCTCCTCGCCGCACCGGACCCCGCACCCGTTCTTCCAGCAGCCCAACCCGATGGCGGCGCTGCACGACCGGATCGAGCGGCTGATCGCGGAGTCGGGGGCGGAGTCGACGACCATCCGGCCGGGCATGTTCGCGTCGAACGCGTTCGCCTGGTGGGCGCCCGCGATCCGGGCCGGACGGTCGGTCCGGTGGCCCTACGGCAGCGCCGAAACCGCACCCGTCGACGATCGGGACGTGGCCGCCGTCGCGGCCCGGACGCTGTACCGGGACGGGCACGCCGGCGGCGACTACGTCGTGACGGGGCCGGAGTCGCTGAGCCAGGCCGAGCAGGTGGCGGTCATCGGCGACGTCCTGGGGCGGCCGATCGAATTCGAGGAACTCTCGCCCGAGGAGTTCCGCCGGGAGACGGCGGGCACCTGGCCGCCGTCGGTCGTCGAGATGCTGCTCGCCGCCTGGGGCGCGACGATCGGCCGCCCGGCGTTCGTCACCTCGACGGTGCTCGACGTCGGAGGTTCGGCGCCGCGGACCTTCCGGCAGTCCGTGGCCGATCACGCCGCTGAGTTCACGAGTTCCCCGGCAAACGGCTAG